Proteins encoded within one genomic window of Epinephelus lanceolatus isolate andai-2023 chromosome 9, ASM4190304v1, whole genome shotgun sequence:
- the citb gene encoding citron Rho-interacting kinase isoform X9 → MSQVEQEISLVQRKMSDLESVLQQKDIELKASETQRTILEQDLATYITECSSLKRSLEQARMEVSQEDDKALQLLHDIREQSNKLQEIKEQEYHAQLEEMRVSIRQLEEDLSAARRRSDLYESELKESRQTSEELKRKAADYQHRIQKAKEQSKADAEEQICKLEKTSAEQQTKIQDLQEKLAKSSKATAEATDLLQTMRLAKERMERDLERLQNKEDSSDSLRRRLRETEDGRKTLENQVKRLEIVERRETKLKDEIQGKAQQIQQMADKILGLEENLRETQATVQRLETHLKQKEKLYEDKIKVLEAQMKADMADKEMLESSQSKYEEEVREKCSIISEQKATINAMDSKMNSLEQRIAELSEANKLAANSSIYTQKNIMCGVGRKAQEEMISELRQQKFYLESQAGKLEAQNAKLEEHLEKMTQQEQSNKSRVLEQETRLREIGLQHEEEKLEIKRQVTDLTLSLQERESQISNLQAARHALESQLQQAKTELEETTAEAEEEITVLRAHRDEIQRKFDALRDSCAVITDLEEQLTTLTQENAELNRQNFYLSKQLDEASDEREDRLHLSQDVDRLRREVADREMHLNNQKQNLETLKTTCTMLEEQVLELETLNDELLEKERQWEAWRATLEEEKNQAERRTRDIQRLLDTEKQNRLRSEQRSSESRQAVEQAVKEHKAEILALQQALKDQKLKAESLADTLNDLEKKHAMLEMNARSLQQKLESERDLKQRLLEEQEKLQQQMDAQKTHIFRLTQGLQDALDQTDLLKTERTDLEYQLENIQAVYSHEKVKMEGTITQQTKLIDFLQSQAHGGSKKKKGLFGRRREDLLAAMAAQAQAQGQTQGQVSPVPPIQPVPLQYSDMKVALDKERTRCSELEEALQKMRAELRSLREEALQYKDHGSSANPATARQQMIMSAMVKSPEHQQGPTNLAPSNSERRKVTATPEEFSRRLKDSQRDRERERERVVHHNTAHRFTVGLNMRAAKCTVCLDTVHFGRQAATCLECHALCHPKCSPCLPATCGMSSDCSLHLPEGLLRDKGTSPGQQLKEASGHMHLEGWMKQPRNGKRGQGWERKYMVLDGTKVSIYEIEPREDSVKPLEEFDLCLSDGEVIVHGAVGASELPNTAKSDVPYVLKLESRCHAPCWPGQSLYFMAPSFPDKQRWVAVMESVVAGGRASREKAEADAAAVSKRQMVLSPLVQKLLGNSLLKLEGDDRLDINCTLPLTDQIVLVGSEEGLYALNVIKNSLTHIPGLGSVFQIHIIKEQEKLLMIVGDERALCLVEIKRVKQSLAQSHLPSQSELAPYIFETVKGCHLFAAGRIDNGPCICAAMPNKITILRYNDNLNKYCIRKEIETLEPCSCIHLTSYSIIIGTNKFYEIEMKQFVLEEFLDKNDVSLASAVFAASSHSFPIAIMQVASSMQKEEYLLCFHEFGVFVDTYGRRSRTEDIKWSRLPLSFAYREPYLFATYFNSLDVIEVQGHSSLGPTVLAHLDIPNPRYLGPAISSGAIYLASSYQNKLRVICCKGSLIRESGELQRTGSSRGSPSKRGPPTYTEHITKRLTSGPGSHDGLHREPSTPHRYREGRTEFRRDKSPARPLDREKSPGRVLDSRRERSPGRFGDSSRLHAGSVRTQLAPVNKVWDQSSV, encoded by the exons gaATATCATGCCCAGCTGGAGGAAATGAGAGTTTCCATAAGACAACTGGAGGAGGACCTGTCTGCTGCCCGTCGCCGTAGCGACCTGTATGAGTCTGAGCTGAAAGAGTCTCGGCAGACCAGTGAGGAACTGAAGAGGAAGGCTGCTGACTACCAACATAGGATTCAGAAG GCCAAAGAGCAGAGCAAGGCAGATGCAGAGGAGCAGATATGCAAGTTGGAGAAG ACCAGTGCTGAGCAGCAGACCAAGATCCAGGATCTTCAAGAGAAGCTTGCCAAG TCTTCAAAGGCCACTGCTGAGGCTACAGACCTCCTTCAGACTATGAGATTGGCCAAAGAGCGCATGGAGCGAGATCTGGAGAGGCTACAGAACAAGGAAGACTCCAGTGACAGCCTGCGTAGACGCCTCCGTGAGACTGAG GATGGTAGGAAGACCCTGGAGAACCAGGTGAAGAGGCTGGAGATTGTCGAGCGCCGGGAGACAAAACTGAAGGATGAGATCCAGGGCAAGGCCCAGCAGATACAGCAGATGGCAGATAAGATTCTG GGCCTGGAGGAGAATCTGCGAGAGACCCAAGCCACAGTCCAGCGACTGGAGACTCATCTGAAACAGAAGGAGAAGCTCTATGAAGATAAGATAAAG GTGTTGGAGGCCCAGATGAAGGCGGACATGGCTGATAAGGAGATGCTGGAGTCCAGTCAGAGcaaatatgaggaggaggtgcGGGAGAAGTGCAGCATCATCAGTGAACAGAAGGCG ACCATAAATGCTATGGACTCCAAGATGAACAGCCTGGAGCAGAGGATCGCTGAGCTGTCTGAGGCCAACAAACTGGCAGCCAACAGCAGTATCTACACCCAGAAAAACAT AATGTGTGGTGTTGGCAGGAAAGCCCAGGAGGAGATGATTTCAGAGCTTCGCCAACAGAAGTTCTACTTGGAGTCTCAGGCTGGAAAGTTGGAGGCCCAGAATGCCAAACTGGAGGAGCATCTCGAGAAAATGACTCAGCAGGAGCAAAGCAATAAGAGTCGTGTATTGGAGCAGGAAACTAGGCTCCGAGAG ATTGGGCTGCAACATGAGGAAGAGAAGCTGGAGATTAAGCGTCAGGTGACAGATCTGACCCTCTCGCTGCAGGAGCGCGAATCTCAGATCAGCAATCTGCAGGCAGCTCGCCACGCACTAGAGAGCCAACTACAGCAGGCCAAGACTGAGCTGGAGGAGACCACtgcagaggcagaggaggagatcaCTGTGctcaga GCACACAGAGATGAGATACAACGCAAGTTTGATGCTCTGAGAGACAGCTGTGCG GTGATCACAGATTTGGAGGAACAGCTGACCACACTGACTCAGGAGAATGCCGAGCTGAACCGCCAGAACTTCTACCTGTCCAAGCAGCTGGATGAGGCTTCTGATGAGAGAGAGGACCGGCTGCACCTCAGCCAGGATGTGGACAGGCTGCGTCGAGAGGTGGCCGACCGCGAAATGCACCTTAACAACCAGAAACAG AACCTGGAGACACTGAAGACCACGTGCACCATGCTGGAGGAGCAGGTTCTGGAGCTGGAGACCCTGAACGATGAGCTGCTGGAGAAGGAGAGACAGTGGGAAGCCTGGAGGGCAACACTGGAGGAGGAAAAGAACCAGGCTGAGAGGAGGACCAGGGACATCCAGAGACTGCTggacacagagaaacagaacaG GCTTCGTTCAGAGCAGCGCAGCTCAGAGTCTCGCCAGGCTGTGGAGCAGGCAGTTAAGGAGCACAAAGCTGAAATCCTGGCCCTGCAGCAGGCCCTTAAAGACCAGAAACTCAAAGCTGAGAGCCTTGCCGACACT TTGAATGATCTGGAGAAGAAGCATGCCATGCTGGAGATGAACGCCCGCAGTTTGCAGCAAAAGCTGGAGAGTGAGAGGGATCTGAAGCAGAGGCTGCTGGAGGAG CAAGAgaaactgcagcagcagatggaTGCCCAGAAGACGCACATCTTCCGTCTGACCCAGGGGCTGCAGGACGCTCTGGACCAGACTGACTTGCTGAAGACTGAAAGGACTGACCTGGAATACCAGCTGGAGAACATCCAG GCTGTGTACTCCCATGAGAAGGTGAAAATGGAGGGGACCATCACTCAGCAGACCAAGCTCATCGACTTCCTCCAGTCCCAGGCCCATGGTGGCTCCAAGAAGAAAAAG GGTCTGTTTGGGCGTCGTCGAGAGGACCTGTTGGCTGCCATGGCTGCTCAGGCCCAGGCTCAGGGTCAGACTCAAGGCCAGGTTTCCCCTGTGCCCCCAATCCAACCGGTGCCTCTGCAGTACAGTGACATGAAGGTTGCTCTGGACAAAGAGCGCACTCGCTGCTCTGAGCTAGAGGAAGCCCTGCAGAAAATGAGAGCGGAGCTACGATCTCTGAGAGAGGAAG CACTCCAGTATAAGGATCACGGTAGCTCTGCAAACCCAGCAACAGCACGGCAGCAGATGATTATGTCTGCCATGGTGAAGTCTCCTGAGCACCAACAGGGCCCGACCAACCTAGCACCGTCCAACTCAGAACGCAGGAAAGTGACTGCAACACCTGAGG AGTTTAGCCGTCGTTTGAAGGAcagtcagagagacagagagagggagagagagagggtggtgCACCACAACACCGCTCACCGCTTCACAGTGGGACTCAACATGAGAGCTGCCAAGTGTACTGTGTGCCTGGATACTGTGCACTTTGGTCGCCAAGCTGCTACCTGTCTTG AATGTCACGCTTTGTGCCACCCAAAATGCTCCCCCTGCCTTCCAGCGACATGTGGTATGTCCAGCGACTGCTCCCTGCATCTGCCTGAGGGCCTGCTGCGGGACAAAGGCACCTCCCCAGGCCAACAGCTCAAAGAGGCCAGCGGACACATGCATCTGGAGGGTTGGATGAAACAGCCCAG GAACGGGAAGCGAGGCCAGGGCTGGGAGAGAAAATACATGGTGCTGGATGGGACTAAAGTGTCAATCTACGAGATAGAGCCCAGAGAAG ATTCAGTGAAACCACTGGAAGAGTTTGACCTGTGTTTGTCAGATGGAGAGGTGATTGTTCATGGAGCTGTGGGGGCATCTGAGCTACCCAACACTGCCAAGTCAG ATGTTCCCTACGTCCTGAAGCTGGAGTCCCGTTGTCACGCCCCCTGCTGGCCTGGACAGTCACTTTACTTCATGGCTCCCAGTTTCCCAGACAAACAGCGCTGGGTGGCTGTCATGGAGTCTGTGGTGGCCGGGGGGCGAGCCTCACGGGAGAAAGCCGAGGCCGACGCA GCTGCTGTGTCCAAAAGACAAATGGTTCTGTCTCCTCTGGTCCAG AAGCTGCTAGGAAACTCTCTCCTAAAGCTGGAGGGAGACGATAGGCTGGATATTAACTGCACCCTCCCACTCACCGATCAG ATAGTTCTGGTGGGCTCAGAGGAGGGTCTGTACGCTCTGAACGTTATCAAGAACTCTCTGACTCACATCCCTGGTCTGGGATCAGTCTTTCAGATCCACATCATCAAAGAGCAGGAGAAACTGCTGATGATTGTTG GGGACGAGAGGGCGTTGTGTCTGGTGGAGATTAAGAGAGTGAAGCAGTCTCTGGCCCAGTCCCACCTGCCCAGCCAGTCTGAACTGGCTCCCTACATCTTTGAGACGGTGAAGGGCTGCCATCTGTTTGCTGCTGGGAGA ATAGACAACGGACCTTGTATATGTGCTGCTATGCCTAACAAGATAACCATTCTGCGCTACAACGACAATCTCAACAAATACTGCATTCGTAAG GAAATTGAAACACTGGAGCCGTGCAGCTGCATCCACCTGACCAGCTATAGCATCATCATCGGCACCAACAAGTTCTATGAGATTGAGATGAAGCAGTTTGTGCTCGAAG AATTCCTGGACAAGAACGACGTGTCACTCGCCTCAGCAGTGTTTGCAGCTTCGTCCCACAGCTTTCCCATCGCCATCATGCAGGTGGCCAGCAGTATGCAGAAGGAGGAGTACCTGCTGTGTTTTCATG AGTTTGGAGTGTTCGTGGACACGTACGGACGAAGAAGCCGCACTGAGGACATTAAGTGGAGCCGTCTGCCTCTGTCCTTTG CCTACAGAGAGCCCTACCTGTTCGCCACCTACTTCAACTCTCTGGATGTCATCGAGGTCCAGGGACATTCTTCTCTGGG GCCCACAGTGCTGGCTCACCTGGACATCCCCAACCCTCGCTACCTGGGCCCTGCCATCTCCTCCGGGGCCATTTACCTGGCCTCCTCGTACCAGAACAAACTGCGGGTCATCTGCTGTAAGGGAAGTCTGATCCGAGAGTCCGGAGAGCTGCAGAGGACCGGCTCCAGCAGAGG TAGTCCCAGTAAGCGAGGCCCACCCACCTACACAGAGCACATCACAAAGCGTTTGACCTCGGGCCCTGGCAGCCATGACGGCCTGCATCGGGAGCCCAGCACTCCACACCGTTACCGGGAGGGCCGCACCGAGTTCAGACGGGACAAGTCTCCAGCCCGACCGCTGGACAGGGAGAAGTCTCCCGGCAGGGTGCTCGACAGTCGTAGAGAGAGGTCACCTGGGAGATTCGGAGACAGCAGCCGACTTCACGCTGGGTCTGTCCGAACACAGCTCGCCCCTGTTAACAAG GTGTGGGATCAGTCATCGGTGTGA
- the citb gene encoding citron Rho-interacting kinase isoform X3, with protein MSQVEQEISLVQRKMSDLESVLQQKDIELKASETQRTILEQDLATYITECSSLKRSLEQARMEVSQEDDKALQLLHDIREQSNKLQEIKEQEYHAQLEEMRVSIRQLEEDLSAARRRSDLYESELKESRQTSEELKRKAADYQHRIQKAKEQSKADAEEQICKLEKTSAEQQTKIQDLQEKLAKSSKATAEATDLLQTMRLAKERMERDLERLQNKEDSSDSLRRRLRETEDGRKTLENQVKRLEIVERRETKLKDEIQGKAQQIQQMADKILGLEENLRETQATVQRLETHLKQKEKLYEDKIKVLEAQMKADMADKEMLESSQSKYEEEVREKCSIISEQKATINAMDSKMNSLEQRIAELSEANKLAANSSIYTQKNIMCGVGRKAQEEMISELRQQKFYLESQAGKLEAQNAKLEEHLEKMTQQEQSNKSRVLEQETRLREIGLQHEEEKLEIKRQVTDLTLSLQERESQISNLQAARHALESQLQQAKTELEETTAEAEEEITVLRAHRDEIQRKFDALRDSCAVITDLEEQLTTLTQENAELNRQNFYLSKQLDEASDEREDRLHLSQDVDRLRREVADREMHLNNQKQNLETLKTTCTMLEEQVLELETLNDELLEKERQWEAWRATLEEEKNQAERRTRDIQRLLDTEKQNRLRSEQRSSESRQAVEQAVKEHKAEILALQQALKDQKLKAESLADTLNDLEKKHAMLEMNARSLQQKLESERDLKQRLLEEQEKLQQQMDAQKTHIFRLTQGLQDALDQTDLLKTERTDLEYQLENIQAVYSHEKVKMEGTITQQTKLIDFLQSQAHGGSKKKKGLFGRRREDLLAAMAAQAQAQGQTQGQVSPVPPIQPVPLQYSDMKVALDKERTRCSELEEALQKMRAELRSLREEALQYKDHGSSANPATARQQMIMSAMVKSPEHQQGPTNLAPSNSERRKVTATPEERRRVTFEKFSRRLKDSQRDRERERERVVHHNTAHRFTVGLNMRAAKCTVCLDTVHFGRQAATCLECHALCHPKCSPCLPATCGMSSDCSLHLPEGLLRDKGTSPGQQLKEASGHMHLEGWMKQPRNGKRGQGWERKYMVLDGTKVSIYEIEPREDSVKPLEEFDLCLSDGEVIVHGAVGASELPNTAKSDVPYVLKLESRCHAPCWPGQSLYFMAPSFPDKQRWVAVMESVVAGGRASREKAEADAAAVSKRQMVLSPLVQKLLGNSLLKLEGDDRLDINCTLPLTDQIVLVGSEEGLYALNVIKNSLTHIPGLGSVFQIHIIKEQEKLLMIVGDERALCLVEIKRVKQSLAQSHLPSQSELAPYIFETVKGCHLFAAGRIDNGPCICAAMPNKITILRYNDNLNKYCIRKEIETLEPCSCIHLTSYSIIIGTNKFYEIEMKQFVLEEFLDKNDVSLASAVFAASSHSFPIAIMQVASSMQKEEYLLCFHEFGVFVDTYGRRSRTEDIKWSRLPLSFAYREPYLFATYFNSLDVIEVQGHSSLGPTVLAHLDIPNPRYLGPAISSGAIYLASSYQNKLRVICCKGSLIRESGELQRTGSSRGSPSKRGPPTYTEHITKRLTSGPGSHDGLHREPSTPHRYREGRTEFRRDKSPARPLDREKSPGRVLDSRRERSPGRFGDSSRLHAGSVRTQLAPVNKVWDQSSV; from the exons gaATATCATGCCCAGCTGGAGGAAATGAGAGTTTCCATAAGACAACTGGAGGAGGACCTGTCTGCTGCCCGTCGCCGTAGCGACCTGTATGAGTCTGAGCTGAAAGAGTCTCGGCAGACCAGTGAGGAACTGAAGAGGAAGGCTGCTGACTACCAACATAGGATTCAGAAG GCCAAAGAGCAGAGCAAGGCAGATGCAGAGGAGCAGATATGCAAGTTGGAGAAG ACCAGTGCTGAGCAGCAGACCAAGATCCAGGATCTTCAAGAGAAGCTTGCCAAG TCTTCAAAGGCCACTGCTGAGGCTACAGACCTCCTTCAGACTATGAGATTGGCCAAAGAGCGCATGGAGCGAGATCTGGAGAGGCTACAGAACAAGGAAGACTCCAGTGACAGCCTGCGTAGACGCCTCCGTGAGACTGAG GATGGTAGGAAGACCCTGGAGAACCAGGTGAAGAGGCTGGAGATTGTCGAGCGCCGGGAGACAAAACTGAAGGATGAGATCCAGGGCAAGGCCCAGCAGATACAGCAGATGGCAGATAAGATTCTG GGCCTGGAGGAGAATCTGCGAGAGACCCAAGCCACAGTCCAGCGACTGGAGACTCATCTGAAACAGAAGGAGAAGCTCTATGAAGATAAGATAAAG GTGTTGGAGGCCCAGATGAAGGCGGACATGGCTGATAAGGAGATGCTGGAGTCCAGTCAGAGcaaatatgaggaggaggtgcGGGAGAAGTGCAGCATCATCAGTGAACAGAAGGCG ACCATAAATGCTATGGACTCCAAGATGAACAGCCTGGAGCAGAGGATCGCTGAGCTGTCTGAGGCCAACAAACTGGCAGCCAACAGCAGTATCTACACCCAGAAAAACAT AATGTGTGGTGTTGGCAGGAAAGCCCAGGAGGAGATGATTTCAGAGCTTCGCCAACAGAAGTTCTACTTGGAGTCTCAGGCTGGAAAGTTGGAGGCCCAGAATGCCAAACTGGAGGAGCATCTCGAGAAAATGACTCAGCAGGAGCAAAGCAATAAGAGTCGTGTATTGGAGCAGGAAACTAGGCTCCGAGAG ATTGGGCTGCAACATGAGGAAGAGAAGCTGGAGATTAAGCGTCAGGTGACAGATCTGACCCTCTCGCTGCAGGAGCGCGAATCTCAGATCAGCAATCTGCAGGCAGCTCGCCACGCACTAGAGAGCCAACTACAGCAGGCCAAGACTGAGCTGGAGGAGACCACtgcagaggcagaggaggagatcaCTGTGctcaga GCACACAGAGATGAGATACAACGCAAGTTTGATGCTCTGAGAGACAGCTGTGCG GTGATCACAGATTTGGAGGAACAGCTGACCACACTGACTCAGGAGAATGCCGAGCTGAACCGCCAGAACTTCTACCTGTCCAAGCAGCTGGATGAGGCTTCTGATGAGAGAGAGGACCGGCTGCACCTCAGCCAGGATGTGGACAGGCTGCGTCGAGAGGTGGCCGACCGCGAAATGCACCTTAACAACCAGAAACAG AACCTGGAGACACTGAAGACCACGTGCACCATGCTGGAGGAGCAGGTTCTGGAGCTGGAGACCCTGAACGATGAGCTGCTGGAGAAGGAGAGACAGTGGGAAGCCTGGAGGGCAACACTGGAGGAGGAAAAGAACCAGGCTGAGAGGAGGACCAGGGACATCCAGAGACTGCTggacacagagaaacagaacaG GCTTCGTTCAGAGCAGCGCAGCTCAGAGTCTCGCCAGGCTGTGGAGCAGGCAGTTAAGGAGCACAAAGCTGAAATCCTGGCCCTGCAGCAGGCCCTTAAAGACCAGAAACTCAAAGCTGAGAGCCTTGCCGACACT TTGAATGATCTGGAGAAGAAGCATGCCATGCTGGAGATGAACGCCCGCAGTTTGCAGCAAAAGCTGGAGAGTGAGAGGGATCTGAAGCAGAGGCTGCTGGAGGAG CAAGAgaaactgcagcagcagatggaTGCCCAGAAGACGCACATCTTCCGTCTGACCCAGGGGCTGCAGGACGCTCTGGACCAGACTGACTTGCTGAAGACTGAAAGGACTGACCTGGAATACCAGCTGGAGAACATCCAG GCTGTGTACTCCCATGAGAAGGTGAAAATGGAGGGGACCATCACTCAGCAGACCAAGCTCATCGACTTCCTCCAGTCCCAGGCCCATGGTGGCTCCAAGAAGAAAAAG GGTCTGTTTGGGCGTCGTCGAGAGGACCTGTTGGCTGCCATGGCTGCTCAGGCCCAGGCTCAGGGTCAGACTCAAGGCCAGGTTTCCCCTGTGCCCCCAATCCAACCGGTGCCTCTGCAGTACAGTGACATGAAGGTTGCTCTGGACAAAGAGCGCACTCGCTGCTCTGAGCTAGAGGAAGCCCTGCAGAAAATGAGAGCGGAGCTACGATCTCTGAGAGAGGAAG CACTCCAGTATAAGGATCACGGTAGCTCTGCAAACCCAGCAACAGCACGGCAGCAGATGATTATGTCTGCCATGGTGAAGTCTCCTGAGCACCAACAGGGCCCGACCAACCTAGCACCGTCCAACTCAGAACGCAGGAAAGTGACTGCAACACCTGAGG AAAGAAGGAGGGTCACTTTTGAAA AGTTTAGCCGTCGTTTGAAGGAcagtcagagagacagagagagggagagagagagggtggtgCACCACAACACCGCTCACCGCTTCACAGTGGGACTCAACATGAGAGCTGCCAAGTGTACTGTGTGCCTGGATACTGTGCACTTTGGTCGCCAAGCTGCTACCTGTCTTG AATGTCACGCTTTGTGCCACCCAAAATGCTCCCCCTGCCTTCCAGCGACATGTGGTATGTCCAGCGACTGCTCCCTGCATCTGCCTGAGGGCCTGCTGCGGGACAAAGGCACCTCCCCAGGCCAACAGCTCAAAGAGGCCAGCGGACACATGCATCTGGAGGGTTGGATGAAACAGCCCAG GAACGGGAAGCGAGGCCAGGGCTGGGAGAGAAAATACATGGTGCTGGATGGGACTAAAGTGTCAATCTACGAGATAGAGCCCAGAGAAG ATTCAGTGAAACCACTGGAAGAGTTTGACCTGTGTTTGTCAGATGGAGAGGTGATTGTTCATGGAGCTGTGGGGGCATCTGAGCTACCCAACACTGCCAAGTCAG ATGTTCCCTACGTCCTGAAGCTGGAGTCCCGTTGTCACGCCCCCTGCTGGCCTGGACAGTCACTTTACTTCATGGCTCCCAGTTTCCCAGACAAACAGCGCTGGGTGGCTGTCATGGAGTCTGTGGTGGCCGGGGGGCGAGCCTCACGGGAGAAAGCCGAGGCCGACGCA GCTGCTGTGTCCAAAAGACAAATGGTTCTGTCTCCTCTGGTCCAG AAGCTGCTAGGAAACTCTCTCCTAAAGCTGGAGGGAGACGATAGGCTGGATATTAACTGCACCCTCCCACTCACCGATCAG ATAGTTCTGGTGGGCTCAGAGGAGGGTCTGTACGCTCTGAACGTTATCAAGAACTCTCTGACTCACATCCCTGGTCTGGGATCAGTCTTTCAGATCCACATCATCAAAGAGCAGGAGAAACTGCTGATGATTGTTG GGGACGAGAGGGCGTTGTGTCTGGTGGAGATTAAGAGAGTGAAGCAGTCTCTGGCCCAGTCCCACCTGCCCAGCCAGTCTGAACTGGCTCCCTACATCTTTGAGACGGTGAAGGGCTGCCATCTGTTTGCTGCTGGGAGA ATAGACAACGGACCTTGTATATGTGCTGCTATGCCTAACAAGATAACCATTCTGCGCTACAACGACAATCTCAACAAATACTGCATTCGTAAG GAAATTGAAACACTGGAGCCGTGCAGCTGCATCCACCTGACCAGCTATAGCATCATCATCGGCACCAACAAGTTCTATGAGATTGAGATGAAGCAGTTTGTGCTCGAAG AATTCCTGGACAAGAACGACGTGTCACTCGCCTCAGCAGTGTTTGCAGCTTCGTCCCACAGCTTTCCCATCGCCATCATGCAGGTGGCCAGCAGTATGCAGAAGGAGGAGTACCTGCTGTGTTTTCATG AGTTTGGAGTGTTCGTGGACACGTACGGACGAAGAAGCCGCACTGAGGACATTAAGTGGAGCCGTCTGCCTCTGTCCTTTG CCTACAGAGAGCCCTACCTGTTCGCCACCTACTTCAACTCTCTGGATGTCATCGAGGTCCAGGGACATTCTTCTCTGGG GCCCACAGTGCTGGCTCACCTGGACATCCCCAACCCTCGCTACCTGGGCCCTGCCATCTCCTCCGGGGCCATTTACCTGGCCTCCTCGTACCAGAACAAACTGCGGGTCATCTGCTGTAAGGGAAGTCTGATCCGAGAGTCCGGAGAGCTGCAGAGGACCGGCTCCAGCAGAGG TAGTCCCAGTAAGCGAGGCCCACCCACCTACACAGAGCACATCACAAAGCGTTTGACCTCGGGCCCTGGCAGCCATGACGGCCTGCATCGGGAGCCCAGCACTCCACACCGTTACCGGGAGGGCCGCACCGAGTTCAGACGGGACAAGTCTCCAGCCCGACCGCTGGACAGGGAGAAGTCTCCCGGCAGGGTGCTCGACAGTCGTAGAGAGAGGTCACCTGGGAGATTCGGAGACAGCAGCCGACTTCACGCTGGGTCTGTCCGAACACAGCTCGCCCCTGTTAACAAG GTGTGGGATCAGTCATCGGTGTGA